Proteins from one Malania oleifera isolate guangnan ecotype guangnan chromosome 4, ASM2987363v1, whole genome shotgun sequence genomic window:
- the LOC131153713 gene encoding uncharacterized protein LOC131153713, which produces MGIADATAEEEGRANKVIKRLRIFSSVALKLGDDKFPSWCLELNSENDPPDSKTNKSSSVAHRRVDHDFEKPIAENVGGDFNGIEAVRTMLLVDRQEQVDKLKVNFGREWEAVTAESPSFAPTAKPWNLRARKVARKATIDGDEAKFTIPLSRQEVEEDYLAMLGHKPPHRPKKRAKAVQKEIDALFPGSTLTGITAHRYKVPGRRG; this is translated from the exons ATGGGGATTGCGGATGCGACGGCGGAAGAGGAAGGGCGCGCAAACAAGGTCATAAAGCGTCTGCGTATATTCTCCTCGGTGGCTTTGAAGTTGGGGGATGACAAGTTCCCCAGCTGGTGCCTCGAACTGAACTCTGAAAACGATCCACCTGACTCCAAAACCAACAAGTCTTCGTCCGTGGCTCACCGTCGGGTCGATCATGATTTCGAGAAGCCGATTGCTGAGAATGTTGGCGGCGACTTTAATGGAATCGAAGCGGTGAGAACGATGCTGTTGGTCGATCGCCAAGAGCAGGTGGATAAGTTGAAGGTTAATTTCGGGAGAGAATGGGAAGCGGTCACGGCGGAGTCGCCGTCGTTTGCTCCCACCGCCAAGCCGTGGAATCTGAGGGCGAGGAAAGTTGCGCGCAAGGCGACGATCGACGGCGACGAAGCGAAATTCACGATACCGCTTTCACGGCAGGAGGTGGAGGAGGATTATTTGGCGATGCTTGGACACAAACCCCCGCATAGGCCCAAGAAGCGAGCCAAGGCGGTCCAGAAGGAAATAGAC GCTCTTTTTCCAGGCTCAACGTTAACTGGAATTACAGCCCACAGATACAAAGTTCCTGGGCGTAGAGGATAG